From one Planktothrix agardhii NIES-204 genomic stretch:
- a CDS encoding hypothetical protein (hypothetical protein gll1411) has translation MARELLILKLIPMRSPEANLNTLPIQASENINLENPSLLLVPGEASELVVNLENLGSYTLELTLEITGDFPQNWYTIITELEEENPAFLLTPAETIKAIIRFQTPADFFENPFALGVGQVLKLDYQSRLAVYGAAPGTGSQLLEIATFNLYVRPISRYQQFLPNFYREIDFVGRFLQIFEATLEPDVQILSNLWAYLDPLTAPIGMLEFLAHWVGWKNQPYLTLEQQRNLIRNAIEIYRWRGTRRGLRLYLYLATRLPLDDHIMNEDEKHIGIYEFFNSGFVLDKTRLGYDAILGGVRPFHFTVRLRPEPDRPIEEALVRTIIEQEKPAFCSYELIIETG, from the coding sequence ATGGCTCGTGAACTCCTGATTTTAAAATTAATTCCTATGCGATCACCGGAAGCAAATTTAAACACGCTTCCGATTCAGGCATCGGAAAATATTAATCTGGAAAATCCGAGTCTTTTACTTGTCCCAGGAGAAGCCAGTGAATTGGTGGTTAATTTAGAAAATTTAGGAAGTTATACTTTAGAATTAACCCTAGAAATTACAGGAGATTTTCCCCAGAATTGGTATACTATCATCACAGAACTAGAGGAAGAAAATCCCGCGTTTTTACTAACACCTGCCGAAACAATCAAAGCGATTATCCGCTTTCAAACCCCGGCGGATTTCTTTGAAAATCCCTTTGCCCTTGGTGTGGGTCAAGTTCTGAAATTAGATTATCAAAGCCGTTTAGCTGTTTATGGAGCAGCCCCGGGAACAGGATCACAATTGCTAGAAATAGCAACTTTTAACCTTTATGTTCGCCCTATTAGCCGTTATCAACAATTTCTACCTAATTTTTATCGAGAAATTGATTTTGTTGGACGTTTTCTGCAAATTTTTGAAGCGACTTTAGAACCGGATGTCCAAATTCTTTCTAACCTTTGGGCTTATTTAGATCCCCTAACAGCCCCGATCGGAATGTTAGAGTTTCTAGCTCACTGGGTAGGCTGGAAAAATCAACCTTATTTAACCTTAGAACAGCAAAGAAACTTAATCCGAAATGCGATTGAAATTTATAGATGGCGAGGAACTCGTCGGGGTCTGCGCCTATATCTTTACTTAGCAACTCGTTTACCTTTAGATGATCATATTATGAATGAAGATGAAAAACATATTGGAATTTATGAGTTTTTTAATTCCGGCTTCGTCTTGGACAAAACTCGCTTAGGTTACGACGCTATTTTGGGAGGAGTGCGACCCTTTCATTTTACAGTTCGCCTGCGTCCAGAACCCGATCGCCCCATTGAAGAAGCCTTAGTGCGAACTATTATTGAACAGGAAAAACCGGCATTTTGTAGTTACGAGTTAATCATAGAAACAGGGTAA
- a CDS encoding GPW/gp25 family protein — protein MVNLANRQLSRPYLGQGLRFPMQINLQGNLDLSAEEQNIRESIYIILLTQWGERVYRPNFGCRLSELNFAPINQQTLMLMRIYVQEALELWEPRIIVDEVLTDPDSYQGRVDLNIIYHLQKTYEGRSIVFPFYLQVEN, from the coding sequence ATGGTTAATTTAGCGAATCGACAATTAAGCCGTCCTTACTTGGGTCAAGGTTTACGATTTCCCATGCAAATCAACCTTCAGGGCAACCTCGACTTGAGTGCAGAGGAACAGAATATCAGAGAATCAATTTATATTATCCTGCTGACCCAATGGGGAGAAAGGGTTTATCGGCCTAATTTTGGCTGTCGTTTGTCCGAGTTGAATTTCGCCCCCATTAACCAACAAACCCTGATGTTAATGCGAATTTATGTCCAAGAAGCATTAGAACTTTGGGAACCCCGAATTATTGTTGATGAAGTCCTAACTGACCCTGACTCCTATCAAGGAAGAGTTGATCTTAATATTATTTACCATCTGCAAAAAACTTACGAAGGACGCAGTATTGTTTTTCCCTTTTATTTGCAAGTTGAAAACTAA